One window of the Mycobacterium haemophilum DSM 44634 genome contains the following:
- a CDS encoding endolytic transglycosylase MltG, translated as MSSADRDGRRLAKRGHPSRRFAGKVALGLLVVVVVAAAFVGLRLWHTLFGSAEDYTGTGKHDIMIQIHAGDSTTMIGETLHNQGVVASVRAFVDASHGNAAISSIQPGFYRMRTEIPAAAAAARLADPENRVGKLVIPEGRQLDDTTDMKTGKVNPGIFSLISRATCVDLDGNRHCVSLNDLRAATSKTLPAKLSVPAWALEPVLELGNDHRRIEGLIAPGTFNVDPSASADAIMANLISASAVGYTESGLVDTARSLGLSPYDILVVASLVQQEASPQDFPKVARVIYNRLYEHRTLEFDSTVNYPLDRREVATSDADRGLRTPWNTYVSQGLPATAICSPGIDALHAAEHPEPGDWLYFVTIDAQGTTLFTRDYQQHLANIELAKHNGVLDSAR; from the coding sequence ATGAGCAGCGCGGACCGGGATGGGCGCCGTCTGGCAAAGCGCGGACATCCCAGTCGGCGCTTCGCCGGCAAAGTAGCCCTTGGCCTGCTGGTCGTGGTCGTGGTGGCGGCCGCCTTCGTCGGCTTGCGGCTGTGGCACACGCTGTTCGGGTCTGCTGAGGACTACACGGGCACCGGCAAGCACGACATCATGATTCAGATCCATGCCGGTGACTCGACCACCATGATCGGTGAGACGCTGCACAACCAGGGGGTGGTCGCCTCGGTCCGGGCATTCGTCGACGCCTCGCACGGCAACGCCGCGATTTCGTCGATCCAGCCGGGTTTTTACCGGATGCGCACCGAAATCCCGGCGGCGGCGGCGGCCGCGCGGCTTGCTGATCCGGAGAACCGGGTGGGCAAGCTGGTCATCCCGGAAGGCCGTCAACTTGACGACACCACCGACATGAAGACCGGCAAAGTGAATCCTGGCATATTCTCGCTGATCTCCCGTGCCACCTGCGTGGATCTCGACGGCAACCGGCATTGTGTCTCGCTGAACGACCTCCGCGCGGCGACCAGTAAAACCTTGCCGGCCAAGCTGTCGGTGCCGGCCTGGGCGCTGGAGCCGGTGCTTGAGTTGGGCAACGACCATCGCCGGATCGAGGGGCTCATCGCACCGGGGACCTTCAATGTCGATCCGTCGGCCTCAGCCGATGCCATCATGGCCAATTTGATCAGCGCCAGCGCCGTGGGGTACACGGAATCCGGGTTGGTGGACACCGCGCGCTCCCTGGGCTTGTCGCCCTACGACATCCTCGTGGTGGCGTCGCTGGTGCAACAGGAGGCCAGCCCGCAGGACTTCCCGAAGGTGGCGCGCGTCATCTACAACCGCCTGTATGAACACCGCACGCTGGAGTTTGACTCGACCGTGAACTATCCGCTGGACCGCCGCGAGGTGGCTACCAGCGACGCTGACCGTGGCCTGCGGACGCCGTGGAACACCTACGTGTCGCAAGGGCTGCCGGCCACCGCGATCTGTTCTCCCGGTATCGACGCGCTGCACGCCGCCGAGCATCCCGAGCCAGGTGACTGGCTGTACTTCGTCACCATTGATGCCCAGGGGACGACGCTGTTCACCAGGGATTATCAGCAGCATTTGGCCAATATCGAACTCGCGAAGCACAACGGTGTCCTCGACAGCGCGCGCTAA
- the alaS gene encoding alanine--tRNA ligase, whose product MQTHEIRKRFLDHFVKAGHTEVPSASVILDDPNLLFVNAGMVQFVPFFLGQRTPPYATATSIQKCIRTPDIDEVGITTRHNTFFQMAGNFSFGEYFKRGAIELAWALLTNSLADGGYGLDPERLWATVYLDDDEAAGLWQEIAGLPPERIQRRGMADNYWSMGIPGPCGPSSEIYYDRGPEFGPQGGPIVNEDRYLEVWNLVFMQNERGEGTTKEDYEILGPLPRKNIDTGMGVERIALVLQDVHNVYETDLLRPVIDLVAARAPRPYDVGNHEDDVRYRIIADHSRTAAILIGDGVSPGNDGRGYVLRRLLRRVIRSAKLLGLDSPDSPIVGDLMATVRDAMGRAYPELVSDFDRINRIAVAEETAFNRTLASGSKLFDDVAGATVASGSTVVAGSDAFTLHDTYGFPIELTLEMAAEAGLTVDETGFHELMLRQRQRAKADAAARKHAHADLTAYRELVDAGPTDFTGFDELTTEAKILGIFVDGKRVPVVAHAARGEAGIADRVELVLDRTPLYAESGGQIADVGTISGTGAGESARAAVTDVQKIARTLHVHRVNVESGEFVEGDTVVAAVDAGWRRGATQGHSGTHMVHAALRQVLGPNAVQAGSLNRPGYLRFDFNWQGPLTDEQRTQIEEVTNEAVQADFEVHTFTEQLDKAKAMGAMALFGEAYPDEVRVVEMGGPFSLELCGGTHVPNTAQIGPVTILGESSIGSGVRRVEAYVGLDSFRHLAKERALMAGLAASLKVPSEEVPARVATLVERLKAAEKELERARQATAQAAATNAAAGAERIGNVRVVAQRMSGAMTPADLRSLVGDIRGKLGSDPAVVALIAVTSDGSTATVPYAVAANSGAQDLGIRANDLVTQLAIAVDGRGGGKADLAQGSGKDPTGIDAALDAVRAQIARVG is encoded by the coding sequence GTGCAGACACACGAGATCAGGAAGCGGTTCCTTGATCATTTCGTGAAGGCGGGCCACACCGAGGTGCCCAGCGCGTCGGTGATCCTCGACGACCCCAACTTGTTGTTCGTCAACGCTGGCATGGTCCAGTTCGTGCCGTTCTTTCTGGGGCAGCGCACGCCGCCGTACGCGACGGCCACCAGCATCCAGAAGTGCATCCGCACTCCCGACATCGACGAGGTGGGCATCACCACCCGGCACAACACCTTCTTTCAGATGGCCGGCAATTTCTCGTTCGGAGAATACTTCAAACGCGGGGCCATCGAACTGGCCTGGGCGTTGCTGACCAACAGCCTTGCTGACGGGGGATACGGGCTGGACCCGGAAAGACTCTGGGCCACGGTGTATCTCGATGACGACGAAGCCGCCGGCCTATGGCAGGAGATCGCCGGGCTGCCACCCGAACGAATCCAGCGCCGCGGCATGGCCGACAACTACTGGTCGATGGGTATTCCCGGGCCATGCGGTCCCTCCTCGGAGATTTACTACGACCGCGGGCCCGAGTTCGGCCCGCAGGGCGGTCCCATCGTCAACGAGGACCGCTACCTCGAAGTCTGGAACCTGGTGTTCATGCAGAACGAGCGCGGCGAGGGAACCACCAAGGAGGACTACGAAATCCTCGGGCCGTTGCCCCGCAAGAACATCGACACCGGCATGGGTGTCGAGCGGATCGCGCTGGTCCTGCAGGACGTGCACAACGTCTACGAGACCGACCTGCTGCGGCCGGTGATCGACCTGGTCGCCGCGCGCGCACCTCGCCCCTACGACGTCGGTAACCATGAAGACGACGTCCGCTACCGCATTATCGCGGACCACAGTCGCACCGCCGCCATTCTGATCGGCGATGGTGTCAGTCCCGGCAACGATGGTCGTGGTTATGTGTTGCGCCGGCTGCTGCGCCGGGTGATCCGTTCGGCCAAGCTGCTGGGCTTGGATTCCCCGGATAGCCCGATCGTTGGCGACCTGATGGCCACCGTGCGCGACGCGATGGGGCGAGCGTATCCAGAGCTGGTCTCCGACTTCGACCGGATCAACCGCATCGCCGTCGCCGAGGAAACCGCGTTCAACCGCACCCTGGCCTCGGGCTCGAAGCTGTTCGACGACGTCGCCGGCGCCACCGTAGCGTCGGGCTCCACCGTGGTTGCCGGTTCGGACGCCTTCACCCTGCACGACACCTACGGCTTTCCGATCGAGCTCACCTTGGAGATGGCGGCCGAAGCCGGCCTGACCGTGGATGAGACGGGATTTCACGAGTTGATGCTGCGACAGCGTCAGCGCGCCAAGGCCGACGCCGCCGCCCGCAAGCACGCGCACGCCGACCTGACCGCGTACCGTGAGCTGGTCGACGCAGGTCCGACCGATTTCACTGGCTTCGACGAATTGACTACCGAGGCAAAAATTCTCGGCATCTTCGTCGACGGCAAGCGGGTCCCGGTGGTCGCACACGCCGCCCGCGGCGAAGCCGGCATCGCCGATCGGGTGGAACTGGTGTTGGACCGCACTCCGCTTTATGCCGAGTCGGGCGGCCAGATCGCTGACGTCGGCACCATCAGTGGCACCGGTGCTGGCGAGAGCGCCCGGGCGGCGGTTACCGACGTGCAAAAGATCGCCAGAACCCTTCACGTGCACCGGGTTAACGTGGAGTCCGGGGAATTCGTCGAGGGCGACACCGTTGTTGCGGCAGTGGACGCGGGCTGGCGCCGGGGCGCCACGCAGGGGCACTCGGGTACCCACATGGTGCACGCCGCGCTGCGCCAAGTGTTGGGGCCCAACGCTGTTCAGGCGGGATCGCTGAACCGGCCAGGCTACTTGCGCTTCGACTTCAACTGGCAGGGTCCGCTGACCGACGAGCAGCGCACCCAAATCGAAGAAGTCACCAACGAGGCCGTGCAAGCCGACTTCGAAGTGCACACCTTCACCGAACAGCTTGACAAAGCCAAGGCGATGGGCGCGATGGCCCTGTTTGGCGAGGCCTATCCCGACGAGGTGCGGGTGGTGGAGATGGGCGGACCGTTCTCGCTGGAGCTGTGCGGAGGAACTCACGTGCCCAACACGGCGCAGATCGGCCCGGTCACGATCCTGGGTGAATCGTCGATCGGCTCCGGGGTGCGCCGGGTGGAGGCCTACGTCGGGCTGGATTCGTTTCGCCACCTGGCTAAGGAGCGTGCGCTGATGGCCGGGCTGGCCGCCTCGCTGAAGGTGCCTTCCGAGGAGGTACCCGCTCGGGTAGCCACGCTGGTGGAGCGGCTGAAGGCCGCCGAGAAGGAACTCGAGCGCGCTCGGCAGGCAACCGCGCAGGCGGCGGCGACCAACGCCGCGGCGGGTGCGGAGCGGATCGGTAATGTGCGTGTCGTGGCGCAACGGATGTCCGGCGCGATGACACCAGCCGACCTGCGCTCCCTGGTTGGCGATATCCGCGGCAAACTGGGCAGTGATCCGGCGGTGGTCGCGCTGATCGCGGTGACTTCGGACGGCTCGACCGCAACGGTGCCGTACGCGGTTGCTGCCAATTCGGGTGCCCAGGATCTGGGAATTCGCGCCAACGATCTGGTCACACAGCTCGCCATCGCCGTCGACGGGCGCGGCGGTGGTAAGGCCGACCTGGCGCAAGGTTCGGGCAAGGACCCGACCGGCATCGACGCCGCGCTCGACGCGGTACGCGCACAGATAGCGCGGGTCGGTTGA
- the aroQ gene encoding type II 3-dehydroquinate dehydratase, with protein sequence MTTVNVINGPNLGRLGRREPDVYGSTTHDQLAVLIEREAAELGIKAVVRQSDSESQLLKWVHLAADAGEPVILNAGGLTHTSVALRDACAELSAPLIEVHISNVHAREEFRRHSYLSPVATGVIVGLGVQGYLLALRYLAETAGS encoded by the coding sequence ATGACGACTGTCAACGTTATCAACGGTCCCAACCTGGGCCGGCTGGGTCGGCGTGAACCTGATGTCTACGGTAGCACCACCCATGACCAGCTGGCGGTCCTGATCGAGCGCGAGGCCGCTGAGCTAGGGATCAAAGCTGTTGTGCGGCAAAGTGATAGTGAGTCTCAGCTGCTGAAGTGGGTCCATCTGGCCGCCGATGCCGGGGAGCCGGTGATCCTCAACGCCGGCGGCTTGACGCACACGTCAGTGGCGCTGCGCGACGCGTGCGCTGAACTAAGCGCACCCCTTATCGAGGTGCACATCTCCAATGTGCATGCCCGCGAGGAGTTTCGGCGCCATTCCTACCTCAGCCCGGTCGCGACAGGAGTGATCGTCGGGCTGGGAGTTCAGGGCTATCTGCTTGCCTTGCGCTATCTGGCCGAGACGGCGGGGAGCTAA
- a CDS encoding shikimate kinase, with the protein MAPKAVLVGLPGSGKSTIGRRLSKALGVSLLDTDAAIEQQTGRSIADIFATDGEEEFRRIEEGVVRAALAEHDGVVSLGGGAVTSPGVCAALASHTVIYLEINAAEGVRRTGGSAVRPLLAGGDRAEKFRALMVKRTPLYRRVATIRVDTNHRNPGAVVRYIVARLQAKPASAEPSGSPRSKSRGDHKRGAAGRSGSPRSKSREVTK; encoded by the coding sequence ATGGCACCCAAGGCAGTACTCGTAGGTCTGCCGGGATCCGGCAAGTCCACCATCGGGCGGCGGCTGTCCAAAGCACTAGGGGTGAGCTTGCTCGATACCGACGCGGCCATTGAGCAGCAGACCGGTCGCAGCATCGCCGACATCTTCGCCACCGACGGGGAAGAGGAGTTCCGCCGCATCGAGGAGGGCGTGGTGCGGGCGGCGTTAGCCGAGCATGACGGTGTGGTGTCGCTTGGCGGCGGCGCTGTCACTAGCCCCGGGGTGTGCGCGGCGCTCGCCAGCCACACCGTCATCTATCTGGAGATCAACGCCGCAGAGGGGGTGCGCCGCACCGGCGGCAGTGCCGTGCGGCCGTTGCTGGCCGGGGGAGACCGTGCCGAAAAATTCCGGGCACTAATGGTCAAACGGACTCCCCTCTACCGGCGAGTTGCGACCATCCGGGTTGATACCAACCACCGCAATCCGGGGGCGGTAGTCCGCTACATCGTGGCGCGGCTGCAGGCCAAACCGGCCAGCGCTGAACCCAGCGGGTCGCCACGCAGTAAATCTCGTGGCGATCACAAGCGCGGCGCAGCCGGGCGCAGTGGGTCGCCACGCAGTAAATCTCGTGAGGTCACCAAATGA
- the aroB gene encoding 3-dehydroquinate synthase, giving the protein MTNINTSVTVQVAVDPPYPVVIGTGLSDQLDELLANRHRVAILHQPVLTQTAEAIRSHLAGKGVDAHRIEIPDAEAGKDLPVVGFIWEVLGRIGIGRKDALVSLGGGAATDVAGFAAATWLRGVSIVHVPTTLLGMVDAAIGGKTGINTEAGKNLVGAFHQPLAVLADLATLETLPRNEIVSGMAEVVKAGFIADPVILDLIEADPQAALDPAGDVLPELIRRAVTVKADVVSADEKESELREILNYGHTLAHAIERRERYEWRHGAAVSVGLVFAAELARLTGRLDDATAERHRSILTSLGLPVSYDADALPQLLEYMAGDKKTRAGVLRFVVLDGLAKPGRLVGPDPGLLVTAYAGLSA; this is encoded by the coding sequence ATGACAAATATCAACACGTCGGTCACCGTGCAGGTGGCCGTCGACCCGCCCTACCCTGTGGTGATCGGCACCGGGCTGTCGGACCAGTTGGATGAGCTGCTGGCTAACCGACATCGGGTCGCGATACTGCATCAACCGGTACTGACCCAAACCGCGGAAGCGATCCGAAGCCACTTGGCCGGCAAGGGCGTCGACGCGCACCGCATCGAAATACCCGACGCCGAGGCCGGCAAGGATCTTCCTGTCGTGGGATTCATCTGGGAAGTATTGGGCCGCATCGGAATTGGACGTAAAGACGCACTGGTCAGCCTTGGTGGCGGCGCCGCTACCGACGTCGCTGGGTTTGCGGCGGCTACCTGGTTACGCGGCGTCTCGATCGTGCACGTGCCCACCACATTGCTCGGCATGGTCGACGCGGCCATCGGGGGCAAGACCGGTATCAACACTGAGGCCGGCAAGAACCTGGTCGGCGCATTTCATCAGCCGCTCGCCGTGTTGGCTGACCTGGCGACCCTGGAAACGTTGCCGCGCAACGAAATCGTGTCCGGGATGGCCGAAGTGGTCAAGGCCGGATTCATAGCCGACCCGGTGATCCTCGATCTCATCGAAGCTGATCCGCAGGCGGCCTTGGACCCGGCCGGCGACGTGTTGCCGGAGCTGATCCGCCGGGCCGTCACCGTCAAGGCGGACGTCGTCTCCGCTGACGAGAAGGAGTCGGAGCTGCGCGAAATTCTGAACTATGGCCACACTTTGGCACACGCGATCGAGCGTCGGGAGCGCTATGAATGGCGTCACGGCGCGGCCGTGTCGGTGGGCTTAGTGTTCGCCGCCGAGCTGGCTAGGCTGACCGGCCGCCTGGACGACGCGACCGCCGAGCGGCATCGCAGCATCCTGACCTCGCTGGGTCTGCCGGTCAGCTATGACGCCGACGCGTTGCCGCAGCTGCTGGAATATATGGCCGGCGACAAGAAAACCCGGGCCGGCGTGCTTCGATTCGTGGTCCTCGATGGGCTGGCTAAGCCGGGGCGGTTAGTGGGGCCGGACCCCGGGCTGTTAGTGACCGCCTACGCGGGATTGAGTGCCTGA
- a CDS encoding shikimate dehydrogenase: MSSIWPISNSRSTTVSSTARANSVPRKAGVLGSPIAHSRSPHLHLAAYHALGLQDWTYERIECGADELPVVVGGFGPQWVGVSVTMPGKFAALRFADEHTARAGLVGSANTLLRTPRGWRADNTDIDGVAGALAAIGPLAGRALVCGSGGTAPAAVVGLAELGVTDITVVARNPDKAARLVDLGAQVSVATRFCGLDSDALADEVAAADVLVSTVPADVAARYAGTFATIPVLLDAIYDPWPTPLAAAVAAAGGHVISGLQMLLHQAFAQVEQFTGMPAPREAMACALAALH; the protein is encoded by the coding sequence ATCAGCAGCATTTGGCCAATATCGAACTCGCGAAGCACAACGGTGTCCTCGACAGCGCGCGCTAACTCGGTGCCCCGAAAAGCTGGCGTTCTCGGTTCGCCTATCGCGCATTCCCGTTCCCCGCACCTGCACCTGGCCGCTTACCATGCACTGGGCCTGCAGGACTGGACGTATGAGCGGATCGAATGCGGCGCCGACGAGCTCCCGGTTGTCGTCGGCGGGTTCGGGCCGCAGTGGGTCGGTGTCTCGGTGACCATGCCGGGCAAATTCGCCGCGCTGCGGTTCGCCGACGAGCACACCGCACGTGCCGGCCTGGTTGGATCGGCTAACACACTGCTGCGGACCCCGCGCGGCTGGAGGGCCGACAACACCGACATCGACGGCGTGGCGGGGGCGCTGGCAGCGATCGGGCCGTTAGCAGGGCGCGCGCTGGTGTGTGGGTCGGGTGGCACCGCCCCGGCGGCGGTGGTGGGGTTGGCCGAACTCGGCGTCACCGATATCACCGTCGTGGCACGCAATCCGGACAAGGCGGCCCGGTTGGTCGATCTCGGGGCGCAGGTCAGTGTGGCGACCCGATTCTGCGGTCTGGACAGCGATGCCTTGGCCGATGAGGTGGCGGCCGCCGACGTGCTGGTTAGCACGGTCCCGGCAGACGTGGCTGCGCGGTATGCCGGGACCTTCGCGACGATTCCGGTGCTGCTCGATGCCATCTACGACCCGTGGCCCACGCCACTGGCCGCTGCGGTGGCCGCGGCGGGCGGCCACGTGATCAGCGGCTTGCAAATGTTGCTGCATCAGGCGTTCGCGCAGGTGGAACAATTCACCGGGATGCCTGCACCGCGTGAGGCGATGGCTTGCGCTTTGGCAGCTTTGCATTAG
- a CDS encoding B-4DMT family transporter, producing MSNWMLRGVAFAALMVVVRLIQGTMINAWQAQSELISVVLLAVFIAAAVVWAARDGRADATASPDPDRRQDLAMTWLLTGILAGVLGGAVAWLISLLYNGIYTGGLINELTTFAAFTALIVFLPGVIGVAFGRWRVDRSGPPVPEHGGSEQDRADTDVFAAVRADDTPTGELAAAQPKEQTAQVATAEPEAPTETITTGEPDDAPTEVIGTDTDATTPHDIPKKD from the coding sequence ATGAGTAACTGGATGCTGCGCGGTGTGGCGTTTGCCGCCCTGATGGTCGTTGTCCGCTTGATTCAGGGGACGATGATTAACGCGTGGCAAGCGCAGTCCGAGTTAATCAGTGTGGTGCTGCTGGCCGTGTTCATCGCCGCAGCGGTGGTGTGGGCGGCGCGCGACGGCCGGGCCGACGCCACCGCGAGCCCGGATCCGGACCGGCGCCAGGATCTGGCGATGACCTGGCTGCTAACCGGCATCCTGGCGGGCGTCCTCGGCGGCGCGGTGGCCTGGCTCATTTCGCTGTTGTACAACGGCATCTACACCGGGGGGCTGATCAACGAGCTGACAACGTTCGCGGCGTTCACCGCTCTCATTGTTTTTCTGCCTGGGGTGATCGGTGTGGCGTTCGGGCGTTGGCGCGTTGACCGCAGTGGCCCCCCAGTCCCTGAGCATGGTGGATCCGAACAGGATCGGGCTGACACCGACGTGTTCGCCGCTGTCCGGGCCGACGACACGCCGACCGGAGAGTTAGCCGCGGCGCAACCTAAGGAGCAGACCGCGCAGGTCGCCACGGCCGAACCCGAGGCACCCACCGAAACGATCACCACCGGCGAGCCTGACGACGCGCCCACCGAGGTGATCGGCACCGACACCGACGCCACCACGCCGCACGATATCCCGAAAAAGGATTAG
- the ruvX gene encoding Holliday junction resolvase RuvX, producing MDSSQQDPGRGRRLGIDVGSVRIGVASSDPDGILATPVETVRRDRSAKHLRRLAELVAELQVVEVIVGLPRTLADRTGPSAKDAIETAESLARRVAPIPVRFADERLTTVSAQRSLRAAGVRAKDQRAVIDQAAAVAILQGWLDQRRAAIPACADGPTTGSVAGEVIDV from the coding sequence GTGGATTCGTCACAGCAAGACCCTGGGCGGGGACGGCGGCTCGGCATCGATGTGGGCAGTGTGCGCATCGGTGTGGCTTCCAGCGACCCGGACGGCATCCTGGCCACCCCGGTAGAGACGGTGCGTCGTGACCGTTCTGCCAAGCACCTGCGCCGGCTGGCTGAGCTCGTCGCCGAACTTCAGGTGGTCGAGGTGATCGTCGGATTGCCACGGACGCTGGCCGACCGGACCGGCCCGTCGGCGAAAGACGCAATCGAAACCGCCGAGTCGCTGGCACGACGGGTTGCTCCGATACCGGTCCGATTCGCTGATGAGCGGCTGACCACCGTCAGCGCGCAGCGTTCGCTGCGCGCCGCAGGTGTACGGGCCAAGGACCAGCGGGCGGTGATCGACCAGGCGGCGGCGGTGGCGATCCTGCAAGGTTGGCTCGATCAACGCCGCGCTGCTATCCCTGCGTGTGCGGATGGGCCTACGACTGGATCGGTGGCCGGAGAAGTCATCGATGTCTGA
- the aroC gene encoding chorismate synthase, whose protein sequence is MLRWITAGESHGRALVAVVEGMVAGVEVTSTAIADQLARRRLGYGRGARMAFERDAVTVLSGVRHGITLGGPIAIEIGNTEWPKWESVMAADPVDPSKTQEMEDSARNAPLTRPRPGHADYAGMLKYGFDDARPVLERASARETAARVAAGTIARHFLRQALGVEVLSHVISIGASAPYDGPPPGPKDLNAIDASPVRAFDETAEKSMIAEIEAAKKDGDTLGGVVEAVVLGLPVGLGSFTSGDDRLDSQLAAAVMGIQAIKGVEIGDGFETARRRGSRAHDEMYPGPDGVVRSTNRAGGLEGGMTNGQPLRVRAAMKPISTVPRALATVDLATGEEAVAIHQRSDVCAVPAAAVVVETMVALVLARAALRKFGGDSLTETRRNIEAYQRAVADREAPAAQAAASRG, encoded by the coding sequence GTGTTGCGCTGGATCACCGCCGGGGAGTCGCATGGCCGGGCCCTGGTGGCCGTTGTCGAGGGCATGGTCGCCGGTGTCGAAGTCACCTCCACCGCCATCGCCGATCAGTTGGCGCGCCGCCGGCTTGGCTACGGCCGCGGTGCTCGGATGGCATTCGAGCGCGACGCGGTGACGGTCTTGTCCGGGGTGCGCCACGGCATCACCCTAGGCGGCCCCATAGCCATCGAGATCGGCAACACCGAGTGGCCGAAGTGGGAATCCGTGATGGCCGCCGATCCGGTCGACCCCTCAAAAACTCAAGAAATGGAAGACTCCGCGCGCAACGCCCCGCTCACCCGGCCGCGCCCGGGCCATGCGGATTATGCGGGCATGCTCAAGTACGGCTTTGACGACGCTCGTCCGGTGCTGGAGCGGGCTAGCGCCCGGGAGACCGCCGCCCGTGTCGCGGCGGGGACGATCGCGCGGCATTTCCTGCGTCAAGCGCTGGGGGTCGAAGTGCTGTCGCACGTCATCTCGATCGGCGCGTCGGCCCCCTACGATGGGCCACCGCCGGGGCCCAAAGACCTCAACGCGATCGACGCCAGCCCGGTGCGCGCGTTTGATGAAACGGCTGAGAAATCAATGATCGCCGAGATCGAAGCGGCCAAGAAAGACGGCGACACCCTCGGCGGGGTAGTGGAGGCCGTGGTGCTGGGCCTGCCAGTCGGGTTGGGGTCCTTCACCAGCGGCGATGACCGGCTCGACAGCCAGCTGGCCGCAGCCGTGATGGGAATCCAGGCGATCAAGGGCGTGGAGATCGGTGACGGTTTCGAGACTGCGCGTCGCCGCGGCAGCCGTGCCCACGACGAGATGTATCCCGGTCCCGACGGCGTCGTCCGTTCCACCAACCGGGCAGGTGGACTCGAAGGCGGCATGACCAATGGCCAGCCGCTGCGGGTCCGCGCGGCGATGAAGCCGATCTCCACTGTGCCGCGGGCGCTGGCCACCGTCGACCTGGCAACCGGTGAGGAGGCCGTCGCAATCCACCAGCGCTCAGATGTGTGCGCGGTGCCGGCCGCCGCAGTTGTTGTCGAGACCATGGTTGCGTTGGTGCTGGCCCGCGCAGCGCTGCGAAAGTTCGGCGGTGACTCACTGACCGAAACCCGCCGCAACATCGAGGCGTACCAGCGCGCGGTCGCCGACCGGGAAGCGCCAGCCGCTCAGGCTGCGGCGAGCCGGGGATAG
- a CDS encoding prepilin peptidase: protein MRVGAACVVLVWLAALSCYDIAERRLPNALTLPGAGVILLTAAVAGRGGPTLAGSVALTGVYLLVHLVAPAAMGAGDVKLAIGLGGLAGYFGVEVWFLAALGAPMLTALLGVAARFFGGAGAVPHGPSMCLATVGAVSLALG from the coding sequence ATGCGGGTTGGGGCCGCGTGTGTGGTGCTGGTCTGGCTGGCGGCGCTGAGTTGTTATGACATCGCCGAACGCCGGTTGCCGAACGCGTTGACGCTGCCCGGGGCGGGGGTGATTCTGCTGACCGCCGCCGTCGCCGGCCGCGGCGGGCCCACGCTGGCCGGGTCGGTGGCATTGACCGGGGTGTATCTGCTGGTGCACTTGGTGGCGCCGGCGGCGATGGGGGCCGGTGATGTCAAGCTGGCGATCGGGCTGGGCGGGCTGGCCGGCTATTTCGGCGTCGAGGTGTGGTTTCTGGCGGCGCTGGGCGCGCCGATGCTCACTGCGCTGCTGGGTGTGGCCGCTCGATTTTTCGGCGGCGCCGGGGCCGTGCCGCATGGTCCCTCGATGTGCCTGGCCACCGTGGGGGCCGTGAGCCTGGCTCTCGGGTGA